A region from the Citrobacter telavivensis genome encodes:
- a CDS encoding phage holin, lambda family has protein sequence MNDKNPEFWAAVLTGLKNAWPQILGASMAGLIAYGRLIYDGATRKNKWLEGVLCGALSLCITSALDVVGLPVSISPFVGGVIGFVGVDKLREIAISALKKKAGVNDDNQ, from the coding sequence ATGAATGACAAAAACCCTGAATTCTGGGCTGCGGTTTTGACCGGACTCAAAAATGCGTGGCCCCAGATTCTGGGGGCGTCAATGGCCGGACTCATTGCCTACGGTCGACTGATATACGACGGTGCCACCCGTAAGAATAAATGGCTCGAGGGCGTCCTTTGTGGCGCTCTTTCTTTATGTATCACCAGTGCACTTGATGTTGTCGGGCTTCCGGTATCGATATCACCCTTTGTTGGTGGCGTGATTGGATTCGTCGGGGTGGACAAGTTGCGCGAGATCGCTATCAGCGCACTTAAAAAAAAGGCAGGAGTGAACGATGACAACCAGTAA
- a CDS encoding site-specific DNA-methyltransferase — protein sequence MLRKTTINIHTDDVNLYQGDCLSMLSMMEDSSVDLIVTSPPYADQRKGTYGGISPDQYVDWFSPIAEQLLRVLKPSGSFVLNIKEKAVNGERHTYVLELILKMRELGWLWTEEYIWHKKNSFPGKWPNRFRDSWERCLHFTKSKKFSMYQEAVMVPMGDWKNERLKKLSARDVTRDESRVGSGFGKNISNWKGRDMAYPTNVLHMATECGNKSHSAAFPESLPEWFIRLFTAEGDVVLDPFAGSGTTLLVAERLARKTVGFELLEEHCLVAKERLGLKRKRLGGVISYSKKAE from the coding sequence ATGCTTAGAAAAACGACGATTAATATACATACTGATGATGTGAATCTCTACCAAGGGGACTGCCTCAGTATGTTGTCAATGATGGAAGACTCATCAGTCGACCTGATTGTTACATCGCCGCCGTATGCAGACCAGAGAAAGGGAACCTATGGTGGCATTTCTCCTGACCAGTATGTTGATTGGTTTTCACCTATAGCTGAGCAACTGCTACGGGTTCTTAAGCCCTCAGGATCCTTTGTTCTTAACATTAAAGAAAAAGCCGTGAATGGCGAAAGACATACATATGTTTTAGAACTTATTCTTAAAATGCGAGAGCTTGGCTGGTTGTGGACAGAAGAATACATCTGGCACAAAAAGAATTCATTCCCTGGAAAGTGGCCAAACCGGTTCAGAGATTCATGGGAACGCTGTCTTCATTTCACCAAAAGTAAAAAATTCTCGATGTATCAGGAAGCTGTAATGGTGCCTATGGGAGACTGGAAAAATGAACGACTAAAAAAACTGAGCGCCAGAGATGTAACCCGCGATGAATCTCGTGTTGGAAGCGGCTTCGGTAAAAACATATCTAACTGGAAAGGTAGAGATATGGCTTATCCAACAAACGTGCTCCATATGGCCACCGAATGTGGTAATAAAAGCCATAGCGCGGCATTCCCTGAGTCTCTTCCCGAGTGGTTTATCCGTTTATTCACTGCTGAAGGGGATGTTGTTTTGGATCCGTTTGCAGGTTCTGGGACAACTCTTCTGGTGGCGGAGCGTCTTGCAAGAAAGACAGTGGGTTTTGAATTGCTGGAAGAACACTGCCTTGTTGCAAAAGAGAGACTAGGCCTGAAGAGAAAAAGATTAGGCGGAGTAATAAGTTATAGCAAAAAGGCTGAATAG
- a CDS encoding DUF1367 family protein, producing MAHELQLIKQSSGILIPATPETSDILQSKIKLGAVLVAEFRQVRNPAFHRRFFALLNLGFEYWEPTGGAISSNERKLVNGYARFLASYGGNESALLDAAEQYLEQIASRRITNGISLCKSFDAYRAWVTVEAGHYDAIQLPDGTLRKHPRSIAFANMDETEFQDLYKSALDVLWRWILSRTFNSREEAENAAAQLMSFAG from the coding sequence ATGGCGCACGAACTACAACTCATCAAGCAGTCCTCAGGAATCCTGATCCCCGCGACGCCGGAGACCAGCGATATTTTGCAATCAAAAATCAAGCTCGGCGCTGTGCTGGTGGCTGAATTTCGCCAGGTGAGGAATCCTGCATTCCATCGCCGTTTCTTTGCGCTCCTTAATCTCGGGTTTGAATACTGGGAACCAACCGGCGGCGCTATTTCTTCGAATGAACGCAAACTCGTTAATGGTTATGCCAGATTCCTTGCCTCTTACGGCGGCAATGAAAGCGCTCTGCTGGATGCTGCTGAGCAGTATCTGGAGCAGATCGCCAGTCGGCGTATCACGAACGGCATAAGTCTATGCAAATCCTTCGACGCTTACCGCGCATGGGTGACCGTCGAAGCCGGGCACTATGATGCAATCCAGTTACCAGATGGAACTCTCCGCAAACATCCCCGAAGTATCGCCTTCGCGAACATGGACGAAACAGAATTCCAGGACCTGTATAAATCTGCTCTGGATGTGCTCTGGCGCTGGATCTTGTCCCGTACTTTCAACAGCAGGGAAGAGGCCGAAAATGCTGCGGCCCAGCTTATGAGCTTTGCGGGGTGA
- a CDS encoding DUF1133 family protein, producing the protein MNRTDIENYQKTSVLRADPECYWMKLASIPRRSYLGKYRRITPAQSRWVRSLLGLWGREFGGSDTAYLSGGGSMWAMILTGWTGEQQERITSVLAGLRKMGYSGDQLITQAKAIIWPKKSLSDLMGKASDEEEAEFMERMILKSFAKNSIVYEIGKDYYTWRKTINDMARWMQYHHAPFLTEKQCIDRVRWCIELFNSAVFFTLKDELGFENAKTCEKDLKTSFEDA; encoded by the coding sequence ATGAATCGTACCGATATTGAAAATTACCAGAAAACCTCGGTACTGCGTGCCGATCCTGAATGCTATTGGATGAAACTGGCTTCCATACCTCGCCGTTCATACCTTGGGAAATACCGTCGTATCACTCCTGCACAAAGCCGTTGGGTGCGCTCGTTGCTTGGACTTTGGGGAAGAGAGTTTGGCGGTAGTGATACGGCATATCTTTCTGGCGGTGGCAGTATGTGGGCAATGATTCTTACTGGCTGGACTGGCGAGCAACAGGAGAGAATTACCAGTGTACTGGCTGGACTGCGAAAGATGGGCTATTCCGGTGACCAGCTTATCACCCAAGCAAAAGCCATCATCTGGCCCAAAAAGTCACTGTCTGACCTGATGGGCAAAGCCAGTGATGAGGAAGAGGCTGAGTTCATGGAGCGGATGATCCTCAAATCCTTCGCTAAAAACAGCATTGTCTACGAGATCGGAAAGGATTATTACACCTGGCGCAAGACCATTAACGATATGGCTCGTTGGATGCAGTACCATCACGCACCTTTTCTGACTGAAAAGCAATGTATTGACCGTGTGCGTTGGTGTATTGAACTGTTCAATTCTGCTGTCTTCTTCACGTTAAAAGATGAATTAGGCTTCGAAAATGCAAAAACTTGCGAAAAAGACTTGAAAACAAGTTTTGAAGATGCATAA
- a CDS encoding DinI-like family protein, giving the protein MKVELTIDRTKELPKGALPALEKELLKRLNYQYEDCSLIIRRAGSDGLSVFGADKDDKKKIEKILQETWESADDWFY; this is encoded by the coding sequence ATGAAAGTTGAATTAACCATTGATCGCACTAAAGAACTTCCAAAGGGAGCGCTGCCTGCACTTGAGAAAGAACTGCTTAAGCGCCTTAATTATCAGTATGAGGATTGCAGTCTGATAATTCGTCGGGCTGGTTCTGATGGTTTGAGCGTTTTCGGGGCTGATAAGGACGACAAAAAGAAAATTGAGAAGATCCTCCAGGAAACCTGGGAAAGTGCTGACGACTGGTTTTACTGA
- a CDS encoding structural protein, whose protein sequence is MTTSNVSRGIRNNNPGNIRWGDEWQGLVPKAQRTDKSFCQFTTSEYGVRAMIIILRNYQRKHGLNTVSGIIKRWAPPNENNTQSYINSVAQATGVSPDQRIDTSDSRFMMKLLQAIIKHENGSQPYGFDTFVRAVELASSK, encoded by the coding sequence ATGACAACCAGTAATGTTTCCCGCGGTATCCGCAACAACAATCCCGGCAATATCCGCTGGGGTGACGAATGGCAGGGTCTGGTACCCAAAGCACAGCGTACAGATAAATCATTTTGCCAGTTCACCACGTCTGAGTATGGTGTCCGGGCGATGATCATCATCCTGCGCAATTACCAGCGTAAGCACGGGCTGAACACGGTAAGCGGCATTATTAAACGCTGGGCACCGCCGAATGAGAACAACACACAGTCGTATATCAATAGCGTGGCTCAGGCGACGGGCGTTTCCCCCGACCAGCGCATCGATACCAGCGACAGTCGTTTCATGATGAAGTTGTTGCAGGCCATCATTAAGCACGAGAACGGCAGTCAGCCTTACGGCTTCGATACGTTTGTTCGCGCAGTCGAACTGGCGTCCAGTAAATAA
- a CDS encoding DNA cytosine methyltransferase, translating to MREIIVDNFAGGGGASTGIEMAIGRSVDIAINHDENAVAMHTTNHPDTLHYCESVYDVSPKVATAGRPVALAWFSPDCRHFSKAKGAKPVEKAIRGLAWVTLRWGLDVKPRVMKLENVEEFKTWGPLLAGEMRPDPERVGETFRAFVAMLTTGISPDHPALVECCEFLGIPLDSEDAARLVKGLGYVVEYRELRACDYGAPTIRKRFFMVIRCDGKPIVWPEPTHGDPKSPAVQAGKLMPWRTAAECIDWTIPAPSIFDRKKPLAVNTLKRIARGIQRFVIDSASPFIVKCNHTSTKTHYDCFRGQSLEEPLQTITKTHGYAVAVPHLTKFRTGATGQDVTQPVPTITAGTSRRPGGNGHALGIVEAALTPFLAGNGGSEYQAKPRPLDKPAHTILKQSRACLVAPVIARQFGASIGHRADEPSATITAGGGGHSQLVTPTLIQMGYGERPGQDPRVLQLEKPLGTVTAGGNKFAVASAFLAKHYGGNYTGPGVGLDEPVHSVTTVDHHAVVASHLVKLRGTCRDGQPTSEPMPTVTAGGLHVGEVKTTLAVEDYDEQRAQQTLAFLREYCGEECTGMVDIDGITYRIVDIGMRMLQPHELYRAQGFPDWYIIDQDYRGKRYAKDKQVARCGNAVPPPFAEALVRANLPELCQKKEIAA from the coding sequence GTGAGAGAAATCATTGTTGATAATTTTGCTGGTGGTGGTGGCGCGTCAACCGGTATTGAAATGGCGATTGGTCGAAGCGTTGATATTGCGATTAATCACGATGAGAACGCCGTGGCGATGCATACGACAAACCATCCTGATACGTTGCACTACTGTGAATCCGTATACGATGTCAGTCCAAAAGTTGCGACTGCTGGTCGCCCGGTTGCGCTCGCGTGGTTTTCCCCGGATTGCCGCCACTTTTCCAAGGCCAAGGGCGCGAAGCCTGTTGAAAAAGCGATACGCGGTCTGGCCTGGGTGACACTGCGCTGGGGGCTTGATGTTAAGCCTCGTGTTATGAAGCTGGAGAACGTCGAAGAGTTTAAAACATGGGGGCCGCTTCTTGCTGGTGAAATGCGCCCGGATCCTGAACGTGTTGGCGAAACCTTCCGGGCTTTCGTCGCTATGCTGACGACGGGGATTTCTCCCGATCATCCTGCGCTGGTGGAGTGCTGTGAATTCCTGGGTATTCCTCTCGACAGCGAGGACGCCGCCAGGCTGGTAAAAGGTCTGGGTTATGTTGTTGAGTATCGCGAACTGCGCGCCTGTGACTACGGTGCGCCGACGATCAGAAAACGCTTCTTCATGGTTATACGCTGTGACGGGAAACCGATAGTGTGGCCGGAGCCAACACATGGGGATCCGAAATCACCGGCGGTTCAGGCTGGCAAGCTGATGCCGTGGCGCACCGCTGCGGAGTGTATCGACTGGACTATTCCTGCTCCGTCGATCTTCGACCGCAAAAAGCCACTGGCAGTGAATACGCTCAAGCGCATCGCGCGCGGCATTCAGCGTTTCGTAATCGACAGCGCGTCGCCGTTTATCGTGAAGTGCAACCATACCAGCACCAAAACGCATTACGACTGCTTCCGGGGCCAGTCGCTGGAAGAACCGCTGCAGACCATCACCAAAACGCATGGTTACGCGGTTGCCGTTCCGCACCTGACGAAGTTCCGAACAGGCGCGACAGGGCAGGATGTCACACAACCAGTCCCGACAATCACCGCCGGCACATCGCGGCGCCCGGGTGGGAATGGTCATGCCCTCGGCATCGTTGAGGCCGCGCTTACACCGTTCCTGGCTGGTAACGGTGGCAGTGAGTACCAGGCAAAACCGCGTCCGCTTGATAAACCCGCCCATACCATCCTGAAGCAATCTCGCGCCTGTCTGGTTGCGCCGGTTATCGCCCGCCAGTTTGGGGCCAGCATCGGTCACCGGGCAGACGAGCCGAGCGCGACGATTACGGCAGGCGGCGGCGGTCATTCACAACTGGTGACGCCAACGTTGATCCAGATGGGTTATGGCGAAAGACCGGGGCAGGACCCGCGCGTGTTGCAGCTTGAAAAGCCGCTGGGGACAGTAACCGCTGGTGGTAACAAGTTCGCCGTGGCCAGCGCATTTCTGGCGAAGCACTACGGCGGCAACTATACGGGGCCGGGCGTCGGGCTGGATGAACCAGTCCACTCGGTGACGACGGTCGATCATCATGCTGTTGTGGCTTCTCACCTGGTAAAACTGCGCGGCACCTGTCGCGATGGTCAGCCCACGAGTGAACCAATGCCGACAGTTACGGCTGGTGGTCTGCATGTCGGGGAAGTCAAAACCACACTGGCTGTCGAAGACTACGACGAACAGCGCGCACAGCAAACGCTGGCGTTCCTGCGTGAATACTGCGGAGAGGAATGCACCGGGATGGTCGACATCGACGGGATAACGTACCGCATCGTCGATATCGGTATGCGCATGCTTCAGCCGCACGAGCTCTATCGTGCACAGGGTTTCCCTGACTGGTACATCATCGATCAGGATTATCGCGGCAAGCGCTACGCCAAAGATAAACAAGTGGCCCGCTGCGGCAACGCAGTCCCGCCACCGTTCGCTGAAGCGCTGGTGCGCGCCAATCTGCCAGAGTTGTGCCAGAAGAAAGAAATTGCAGCCTAA
- a CDS encoding recombination protein NinG has translation MAKLPRRKCSVCKKWFHPTRDGQFVCSFECACRYGKVANDTAKAEAQREKKKVEKVERKRQAERRQAVKPLSYFIRQAQQAFNEFIRYRDRNLPCISCGRHHDGQYHAGHFRTTGANPELRFNEDNCHRQCAPCNNHLSGNLIAYRPALISKIGQARFDALMGPHELPKWKRDDYIRIRDEYRAKLKELKQEMTA, from the coding sequence ATGGCTAAGTTACCTCGACGCAAATGCTCAGTATGTAAAAAATGGTTCCATCCAACACGCGACGGCCAGTTTGTCTGCTCGTTTGAGTGCGCCTGCCGCTACGGAAAAGTAGCGAATGATACTGCGAAGGCAGAAGCTCAGCGGGAAAAGAAGAAAGTCGAGAAGGTTGAGCGTAAGCGCCAGGCCGAACGCCGGCAGGCGGTTAAGCCTCTGAGCTATTTCATCCGACAGGCTCAGCAGGCGTTTAACGAATTCATCCGGTACCGGGATCGTAACCTGCCGTGCATCAGCTGCGGTCGCCATCACGACGGCCAGTATCATGCCGGTCATTTCCGAACGACCGGCGCTAACCCGGAACTGCGATTCAACGAAGACAACTGTCATCGCCAGTGCGCTCCCTGTAACAACCATCTATCCGGAAACCTTATTGCATACCGCCCGGCGCTGATTTCCAAAATCGGACAGGCTCGCTTTGACGCTTTGATGGGGCCGCACGAATTACCGAAATGGAAACGCGACGACTACATCCGGATCCGCGATGAGTACCGCGCCAAACTGAAAGAACTGAAACAGGAGATGACAGCATGA